A window of the Bdellovibrionales bacterium genome harbors these coding sequences:
- the mnmG gene encoding tRNA uridine-5-carboxymethylaminomethyl(34) synthesis enzyme MnmG, with protein METKNFDIIVVGAGHAGVEAALAGHRLNKKVLLITTRLDRIAYMSCNPSIGGLAKGHIVREIDVLGGSMGMVADKTCIQFKRLNANRGPAVRGSRAQCDKDLYCQEMALVFKNSANVRLLQGEVKSLVLDKGQCNGVVMEDGAEIFSKTVVITTGTFMRGVMHIGTQRIEGGRVGDKATVGISDQLSENGFKVIRLKTGTPPRLAKSSIDWSKTEPQYGDDQFIPFSFRSEKKLSLPQIACYLTHTNEKTHEIIRRNLHVSPMFTGQIEGLGPRYCPSIEDKITRFAEKLTHQTFLEPEGLNTELIYLQGISTSLPEEIQLEFLKTIPGLENVKIIRPGYAVEYDCIEPTQLEVTLETRNIRNLYLAGQINGTSGYEEAGGQGLLAGINASLKIDQKDPLILTRDQAYLGVLVDDLVTKGTREPYRMFTSRAEHRLVLREDNTINRLFDVATKLRLINDTEKTRLESILDQRKELVNTLKTTKISPTATTLDKLSQLGTKPIYKQTSLADLLRRDEIKFANLLEFGIQPVDSMDVAEPAEIEIKYEGYITRQNGLIAMSKKMEMMTLPEDIDYSFIRGLSREETEKLNRVRPRTIGQAQRISGVNPSATQAILIYLKMHRNEDANRHRSSERISSTAQP; from the coding sequence ATGGAAACAAAGAACTTCGATATTATTGTTGTAGGTGCAGGTCATGCCGGTGTGGAAGCCGCATTGGCCGGTCATCGCCTTAACAAAAAAGTTCTTTTGATCACGACCCGTCTCGATCGCATTGCCTACATGAGTTGCAACCCCTCCATCGGCGGACTCGCCAAAGGTCATATTGTCCGGGAGATCGATGTTTTGGGTGGAAGTATGGGGATGGTCGCGGACAAAACTTGCATTCAGTTCAAAAGATTAAATGCGAATCGCGGTCCAGCGGTTCGTGGCTCGCGGGCTCAATGCGATAAGGATCTCTACTGCCAAGAGATGGCTCTAGTTTTTAAAAACTCTGCGAATGTCCGGCTCTTACAAGGCGAAGTAAAGTCCCTAGTTCTCGACAAAGGTCAGTGCAATGGTGTGGTGATGGAGGATGGAGCTGAGATTTTCTCTAAAACTGTCGTCATCACGACCGGAACCTTTATGCGTGGAGTGATGCACATCGGGACCCAAAGAATAGAAGGCGGAAGAGTGGGCGACAAGGCCACGGTCGGAATTTCGGATCAACTTTCCGAAAACGGCTTTAAAGTCATTCGACTAAAGACCGGGACACCGCCCAGGCTTGCGAAAAGTTCGATCGATTGGTCTAAGACAGAGCCTCAGTACGGCGATGATCAATTTATTCCCTTTAGTTTTCGAAGCGAAAAAAAATTAAGCCTTCCGCAAATTGCGTGTTACCTCACACATACCAACGAAAAAACTCATGAGATTATTCGTCGGAATTTGCACGTTTCTCCTATGTTTACTGGACAAATAGAGGGCTTAGGACCGAGATATTGCCCCAGTATTGAGGATAAGATCACTCGTTTCGCGGAAAAACTCACGCATCAAACCTTTCTTGAGCCGGAAGGACTAAATACCGAGTTAATTTATTTACAAGGAATTTCAACAAGTTTGCCCGAAGAAATACAACTCGAGTTTTTAAAAACGATTCCAGGGCTTGAAAATGTTAAAATCATCCGTCCGGGTTATGCTGTGGAGTACGACTGCATAGAGCCGACCCAACTCGAGGTTACTTTAGAGACGAGAAATATTAGAAATCTCTATCTTGCGGGACAAATCAACGGGACGAGCGGTTATGAGGAGGCCGGTGGACAGGGCTTGCTCGCCGGTATCAATGCGTCTTTAAAAATAGATCAAAAGGATCCTCTAATTTTAACTCGGGATCAAGCTTACCTGGGTGTTCTCGTCGATGACCTCGTGACGAAAGGCACTCGTGAGCCCTATCGCATGTTCACTTCGCGCGCTGAGCACCGTTTAGTTTTAAGAGAAGATAATACTATCAATAGGTTATTTGATGTTGCGACGAAGTTACGTTTAATCAACGACACCGAGAAAACCCGCCTGGAGTCTATTCTCGATCAAAGAAAAGAGCTCGTAAACACACTAAAAACCACGAAAATTAGTCCAACGGCGACCACTTTAGATAAACTTTCACAACTAGGAACCAAGCCGATCTATAAGCAAACGTCTCTCGCTGATCTCTTACGTCGGGACGAAATCAAATTTGCGAATCTTTTGGAATTTGGGATCCAACCTGTGGACTCCATGGACGTGGCGGAACCGGCAGAGATTGAAATCAAATACGAAGGATATATTACAAGGCAAAATGGATTAATCGCTATGTCGAAAAAAATGGAAATGATGACTCTTCCAGAAGATATCGATTATTCTTTTATCCGCGGTCTTTCCCGAGAAGAGACCGAAAAATTAAATCGAGTTCGTCCGCGCACCATTGGGCAGGCGCAGAGGATCAGTGGAGTGAATCCATCAGCAACTCAGGCGATACTCATTTACCTCAAAATGCATAGGAATGAAGATGCAAACCGACATCGATCGTCTGAAAGAATATCTTCCACAGCTCAACCCTAA
- the mnmE gene encoding tRNA uridine-5-carboxymethylaminomethyl(34) synthesis GTPase MnmE: MRFIDLIDETICAQITPQGQSGIAVVRLSGDKSLSITRKFCSFVPSSPESHRVYYGYLKDAEGLNIDEVLVTYFAKGKSFTGDESIEISCHGGFSVAHRILSELAVAGCRPAERGEFSFRAFYNGKIDLVQAEGVLSIIQSQTEKSRAIAIEQIRGKLSDKLASIEEGLIFILAQLEASIDFSTEDIQPYTLDEMTGTMEAQRDAIKDLVESYKSGKILKDGVRVLIAGPTNAGKSSLYNHLIGEHKAIVTDIAGTTRDILETSIILDGIQIRLIDSAGLRETTDVVEKMGIDRSLQAIKDADFILYMLDSQNLENDYSSILSSLNKTFFVVNKMDLAGDSVDTQKGIQEKLLGRVDYPAGQPIHWISVKNNQGIQELIAAIQKTCSNNLSQSDHLITQFRHFDHLSKALEFMNLAISQVKKQGSYDLIAQDIQMSLKEILTLLGKEFDEQILDKVFSQFCLGK, translated from the coding sequence TTGCGCTTTATTGATTTAATCGATGAGACGATTTGTGCACAAATAACACCTCAAGGGCAGTCTGGCATCGCCGTTGTCAGATTGTCCGGTGACAAATCGCTCTCGATCACCAGGAAGTTTTGTTCTTTTGTACCTTCCAGCCCTGAATCTCATCGTGTTTATTATGGTTACTTAAAAGATGCCGAAGGCCTCAATATTGATGAGGTCTTGGTGACCTATTTTGCCAAGGGCAAATCCTTTACGGGCGATGAATCTATAGAAATCTCCTGCCATGGGGGGTTTAGTGTGGCCCATCGAATTTTAAGTGAACTTGCCGTCGCGGGTTGCCGGCCGGCCGAACGCGGAGAGTTTTCTTTCCGAGCTTTTTATAATGGGAAGATCGATCTGGTCCAGGCCGAAGGGGTGCTTTCGATCATTCAAAGTCAGACCGAAAAATCTCGTGCGATCGCCATCGAACAAATCCGCGGAAAATTATCGGACAAGTTAGCTTCCATTGAAGAAGGTCTGATTTTTATTTTGGCCCAGCTCGAAGCGTCCATCGATTTTTCCACTGAAGACATTCAGCCCTATACCCTGGACGAAATGACAGGGACCATGGAAGCTCAGCGAGATGCCATCAAAGACTTGGTGGAATCTTATAAGAGCGGCAAAATTTTAAAAGATGGGGTTCGCGTTCTTATCGCTGGACCCACCAATGCCGGAAAGTCCAGTTTATATAATCATCTGATCGGCGAACACAAAGCCATTGTTACCGACATTGCCGGTACCACTCGGGATATTTTAGAAACGTCTATTATATTAGACGGAATTCAAATTCGATTGATCGATAGCGCGGGACTTCGCGAGACAACCGACGTTGTCGAAAAAATGGGGATCGATAGATCACTTCAGGCCATCAAGGATGCCGACTTCATCTTGTATATGTTGGATAGTCAAAACTTGGAAAATGACTACTCATCAATATTGAGTAGCTTGAATAAGACATTTTTTGTGGTGAACAAGATGGATTTGGCTGGGGATTCAGTGGATACACAAAAGGGTATTCAAGAAAAACTGCTCGGACGAGTTGACTATCCAGCCGGACAGCCTATTCACTGGATCAGTGTAAAAAATAATCAGGGAATTCAAGAGCTTATAGCGGCTATTCAAAAGACCTGTTCAAACAATTTAAGTCAAAGTGACCATTTGATTACTCAATTTAGGCACTTTGATCACCTTTCGAAGGCCCTGGAATTCATGAATTTGGCCATCTCGCAGGTAAAAAAGCAAGGCAGTTACGATTTAATTGCCCAGGATATTCAGATGAGTTTAAAAGAGATCCTGACTCTTCTTGGCAAAGAGTTTGACGAGCAGATTCTTGATAAAGTCTTTAGCCAATTTTGCTTAGGAAAGTAA
- the yidC gene encoding membrane protein insertase YidC: MKNPNQPFFDKNTFIAILLSFTVFFCWQFYVSKKYPPKNQPEPSVVQASETPAANESTQTAGETQVKLEPSLVAPVKDPRNQKLAAFKTSEVSMTVTNRGMGLTELALNDLKDRSGNPIKYTTQEFLPIAETRINGAPVLFEVTQKAENEFVGEADVDNVHVTKTLVFDTKKYVANITTQLTSKDRRLLSVSHRLSDSVREVSTSWILPSYEHQEFFALNHDGKQRQMLNPKEATPVSYDNATVAALSSHYFSLAFVNRSDLIPKMAAQVNTQDQTAVLEYTYQTVEPVDQLVTKTMFFFGPKDLELLKSIDPEMTDIIDFGFFGFIGKPLLSTMKFIFAFIQNWGVAIILLTILIRIVLLPLNLYSYKAMKRMQKIQPLLKSIKEKYKNDPARMNQETLQIMRTEKANPLSGCLPMLMQIPIFFALYQVLGKSIELYQAPFAFWIHDLSLKDPFFVLPILVGITFFVQQKITPTTSMDPAQQKVLLFMPLIFSVFMLSVPSGLTLYMFVNSLFGVIQQFVFTRQTTA; the protein is encoded by the coding sequence ATGAAGAATCCAAATCAGCCGTTTTTTGATAAAAACACGTTTATAGCAATTCTATTGTCCTTCACTGTTTTCTTTTGCTGGCAATTTTACGTTTCTAAAAAATATCCTCCAAAAAATCAGCCAGAGCCCTCGGTAGTTCAGGCCTCGGAAACTCCAGCAGCCAATGAAAGCACTCAGACGGCCGGAGAAACGCAAGTCAAATTGGAGCCCTCTCTTGTGGCGCCGGTTAAGGATCCTCGAAACCAAAAATTAGCTGCGTTTAAAACTTCGGAAGTTTCTATGACGGTCACCAACCGCGGTATGGGCTTAACTGAACTTGCTTTGAACGACCTTAAGGATCGTTCGGGCAATCCCATCAAGTATACGACGCAAGAGTTCCTTCCGATCGCTGAGACGAGAATTAATGGAGCCCCGGTTCTTTTCGAAGTCACGCAAAAGGCGGAAAATGAGTTCGTCGGCGAAGCGGATGTCGATAATGTTCACGTCACAAAAACCTTGGTTTTTGACACTAAAAAATATGTCGCCAATATCACAACCCAACTCACTTCCAAAGATCGTCGCCTTCTTTCGGTGAGCCATCGATTGAGCGACTCGGTTCGTGAAGTGAGCACAAGTTGGATTTTACCCTCTTACGAGCATCAAGAATTTTTTGCCCTCAATCACGATGGTAAACAAAGGCAAATGCTGAATCCTAAAGAGGCAACTCCTGTGAGCTACGATAATGCGACGGTGGCAGCGCTCAGCTCACATTACTTTTCTTTGGCATTTGTAAATCGATCGGACTTGATTCCTAAAATGGCGGCGCAGGTCAATACCCAAGATCAAACAGCTGTTCTCGAATACACCTACCAGACCGTAGAGCCCGTGGATCAGTTGGTGACAAAAACTATGTTTTTCTTTGGGCCCAAAGATTTGGAACTCCTTAAATCCATAGATCCAGAGATGACGGATATTATCGATTTTGGATTTTTTGGGTTTATTGGCAAACCACTCCTATCGACGATGAAGTTTATTTTTGCCTTTATCCAAAACTGGGGCGTGGCCATCATTCTTTTAACCATTTTAATTCGTATTGTTTTACTGCCGCTCAATTTGTACTCGTACAAGGCGATGAAGCGCATGCAGAAGATTCAACCTCTCCTTAAGTCGATCAAAGAAAAATACAAAAACGACCCGGCGCGAATGAATCAGGAGACCCTGCAAATCATGCGCACCGAAAAGGCCAACCCATTGAGCGGTTGTTTACCAATGTTAATGCAAATCCCAATCTTTTTTGCGCTCTATCAAGTTCTTGGTAAAAGTATCGAACTCTATCAAGCGCCTTTCGCCTTCTGGATTCACGATTTAAGTCTTAAAGATCCGTTTTTTGTTCTACCTATTCTAGTGGGAATCACCTTCTTCGTTCAGCAGAAGATTACTCCAACGACATCGATGGATCCGGCTCAACAGAAGGTTCTTCTGTTTATGCCTCTTATTTTTTCGGTTTTTATGTTATCAGTCCCCAGTGGTCTTACTCTCTATATGTTTGTGAATTCACTATTTGGGGTTATTCAACAATTCGTTTTTACAAGACAAACAACAGCCTAG
- the yidD gene encoding membrane protein insertion efficiency factor YidD has protein sequence MALIAFYRLAISPYLLPSCRFQPTCSKYALDAYKNFNFFIASFFVVKRICKCHPLGGQGYDPLPLKETAS, from the coding sequence ATGGCTCTGATTGCTTTCTACCGGTTGGCAATCAGTCCTTATTTACTTCCGTCGTGTCGGTTTCAACCGACCTGTTCTAAATACGCTTTAGATGCTTACAAGAATTTTAATTTTTTTATCGCTTCATTTTTTGTCGTCAAAAGAATTTGTAAATGTCATCCGTTGGGAGGACAGGGCTATGATCCTCTTCCCTTAAAGGAAACCGCATCATGA